A genomic region of Aspergillus oryzae RIB40 DNA, chromosome 1 contains the following coding sequences:
- a CDS encoding uncharacterized protein (uncharacterized conserved protein), which yields MGNDGGSIPTRRELVREAARAPSTAQVKEAQRELQEHYWKTCPLSHKPLMRPIVADCVGNMYNKDAILKFLLPGEEIEGISSKADCEEILCGRVKGLRDVVELKFEIDTEQSQHPSTKLDKQEGWICPVTAKQLGPNVKAVYLVPCGHVFSEEAVRQLKGDKCLQCNESYTEENVIPILPTKSEDKQQLMARAQKLAEQGLTHSLKKAPGSKKRKKQANGDSAETEGASRSNTSTPKPSASNGIKHAATAMLTARVLEEENEKKKRRKMMGLNENLDSLFTKDSKDGKMNNADFMTRGFTLPAGSRK from the exons ATGGGTAATGACGGTGGAAG TATCCCCACCCGCCGCGAGCTCGTCCGCGAGGCTGCGCGCGCCCCCAGCACCGCTCAAGTGAAAGAAGCCCAGCGCGAACTCCAGGAACACTACTGGAAGACATGTCCACTGTCACACAAGCCGCTAATGCGACCGATTGTGGCTGACTGCGTCGGGAACATGTATAACAAAGACGCGATTCTCAAATTCCTCCTTCCCGgcgaagaaatcgaaggaaTCAGTTCCAAAGCCGACTGCGAAGAGATCCTCTGTGGACGAGTGAAGGGGCTCCGGGACGTGGTCGAGCTGAAATTCGAGATTGACACCGAACAAAGCCAACACCCCTCGACTAAGCTCGACAAGCAAGAAGGTTGGATCTGTCCGGTCACTGCTAAGCAGCTCGGGCCGAATGTCAAGGCCGTCTATCTTGTGCCTTGCGGTCATGTATTCTCCGAAGAGGCGGTGCGCCAGCTGAAAGGCGATAAGTGTCTGCAGTGCAATGAGTCGTATACGGAGGAGAATGTCATTCCTATTTTACCGACGAAAAGCGAGGATAAGCAGCAGCTTATGGCGCGGGCGCAGAAATTGGCTGAGCAGGGGTTGACGCATTCGCTTAAGAAGGCGCCAGGGTCtaagaagcgcaagaagcaGGCTAATGGGGATTCTGCTGAGACCGAGGGTGCGAGCCGCAGCAATACGTCTACCCCTAAGCCTAGTGCGTCAAATGGCATTAAGCATGCGGCGACGGCGATGCTGACTGCTCGGgttctggaggaggagaatgagaagaagaagcgacgGAAGATGATGGGTCTGAATGAGAACCTGGATAGTCTTTTCACGAAGGACTCCAAAGACGGCAAAATGAATAACGCCGATTTTATGACTAGAGGCTTTACTCTTCCTGCGGGCTCTAGGAAGTGA